A genomic region of Streptomyces rimosus contains the following coding sequences:
- the pstC gene encoding phosphate ABC transporter permease subunit PstC: protein MNSAPSISSAPPPSAPPASSVSGKAVRPGDRIFLGLSRGSGIALLVIMAAIAAFLTVRSVIAISGDHANFLTYFEWNTSGPEPKFGIAVLAFGTVVSSVIAMFIAVPVAVGIALFISHYAPRRLASPLGYVIDLLAAVPSIIYGLWGALFLVPHLTGLFSWLDDYFGWTGIFSYADGAPRALFTVGILLAIMILPIVTSVSREVFLQAPKMHEEAALALGATRWEVIRMSVLPFGRSGVISASMLGLGRALGETMAVATVLSPSFLINVSLLNPGGGTFAQNIASKFSEADEFGQDALIASGLVLFVITLLVNGAARMIIARRKEYSGANA, encoded by the coding sequence ATGAATTCAGCACCTTCCATATCCAGCGCCCCACCACCGTCAGCGCCGCCCGCCTCCTCGGTGTCCGGCAAGGCGGTACGCCCCGGAGACCGGATCTTCCTCGGCCTCTCCCGCGGCTCCGGCATCGCCCTCCTGGTGATCATGGCCGCCATCGCGGCCTTCCTCACCGTCCGCTCGGTGATCGCCATCTCCGGTGACCACGCGAACTTCCTCACCTACTTCGAGTGGAACACCTCGGGCCCCGAGCCGAAGTTCGGCATCGCGGTCCTCGCCTTCGGCACCGTCGTCAGCTCGGTGATCGCGATGTTCATCGCGGTCCCGGTCGCGGTCGGCATCGCGCTGTTCATCTCGCACTACGCGCCGCGCAGGCTGGCCTCCCCGCTCGGGTACGTCATCGACCTGCTCGCCGCCGTCCCCAGCATCATCTACGGCCTGTGGGGCGCCCTCTTCCTCGTCCCGCACCTGACCGGCCTCTTCAGCTGGCTGGACGACTACTTCGGCTGGACCGGGATCTTCTCCTACGCCGACGGGGCCCCCCGCGCGCTGTTCACCGTCGGCATCCTGCTCGCGATCATGATCCTGCCGATCGTGACCAGCGTCAGCCGCGAGGTCTTCCTCCAGGCGCCGAAGATGCACGAGGAGGCGGCGCTCGCGCTCGGCGCGACCCGCTGGGAGGTCATCCGCATGTCGGTGCTGCCGTTCGGCCGCTCCGGCGTCATCAGCGCCTCGATGCTGGGCCTGGGCCGCGCGCTCGGCGAGACGATGGCCGTGGCCACCGTGCTGTCCCCCAGCTTCCTGATCAACGTCAGCCTGCTGAACCCGGGCGGCGGCACCTTCGCGCAGAACATCGCCAGCAAGTTCAGCGAGGCCGACGAGTTCGGGCAGGACGCCCTGATCGCCTCCGGCCTCGTCCTCTTCGTCATCACGCTGCTCGTCAACGGCGCGGCCCGCATGATCATCGCGCGCCGCAAGGAGTACTCGGGGGCCAACGCATGA
- the pstA gene encoding phosphate ABC transporter permease PstA, which translates to MSNTVTPPRPVADSAPLPVSLKQPRLPRWAPAALALAAVVVGCGIGLAAGLESRIQWGLIAALLFILGTYALATAVEGTRQAKDRLATSLVWICFVLAVVPLASLIWETIARGLKVLDGYFLSHSMGTLPDALPGGGIYHAIIGTLQQVGLAALIAAPIGLLTAIYLVEYGRGKLAKAVTFFVDVMTGIPSIVAGLFILSVWILILGFGPSGFAGAMALAILMMPVVVRSTEEMLKLVPNELREASLALGVPKWRTILKVVLPTSIGGITTGLMLAVARITGETAPVLLLVWGAKTINNNPFEGAQQSLPLYVFQQWQQGSDASYDRAWAAALVLIAFVMILNLVARGIARWKAPKTGR; encoded by the coding sequence ATGAGCAACACGGTCACCCCGCCCCGGCCCGTCGCCGACAGCGCCCCGCTCCCGGTCTCGCTCAAGCAGCCCCGGCTGCCCCGCTGGGCCCCGGCCGCCCTCGCCCTGGCCGCGGTCGTGGTGGGCTGCGGCATCGGCCTGGCCGCCGGCCTGGAGAGCCGCATCCAGTGGGGCCTGATCGCCGCCCTGCTGTTCATCCTCGGTACGTACGCGCTCGCCACCGCCGTCGAAGGCACCCGGCAGGCCAAGGACCGCCTCGCCACCAGCCTGGTCTGGATCTGCTTCGTCCTGGCCGTGGTCCCGCTGGCCTCCCTCATCTGGGAGACGATCGCGCGCGGCCTCAAGGTCCTCGACGGCTACTTCCTCAGCCACTCGATGGGCACCCTGCCCGACGCGCTGCCCGGCGGCGGCATCTACCACGCGATCATCGGCACCCTGCAGCAGGTCGGCCTCGCCGCCCTGATCGCCGCGCCGATCGGCCTGCTCACCGCCATCTACCTGGTCGAGTACGGCCGCGGGAAGCTCGCCAAGGCCGTCACCTTCTTCGTCGACGTGATGACCGGCATCCCCTCGATCGTCGCCGGCCTGTTCATCCTCTCGGTGTGGATCCTGATCCTCGGCTTCGGCCCGTCCGGCTTCGCCGGCGCGATGGCCCTGGCGATCCTGATGATGCCGGTGGTCGTGCGCTCCACCGAGGAGATGCTCAAGCTGGTGCCCAACGAGCTGCGCGAGGCGTCGCTGGCCCTCGGCGTACCGAAGTGGCGCACCATCCTCAAGGTGGTCCTGCCGACCTCGATCGGCGGCATCACCACCGGTCTGATGCTGGCCGTCGCCCGTATCACCGGCGAGACCGCGCCCGTCCTGCTGCTCGTCTGGGGCGCGAAGACGATCAACAACAACCCCTTCGAAGGCGCCCAGCAGTCGCTGCCGCTGTATGTGTTCCAGCAGTGGCAGCAGGGCTCCGATGCCTCCTACGACCGCGCCTGGGCCGCGGCCCTGGTGCTCATCGCCTTCGTCATGATCCTCAACCTGGTGGCCCGCGGCATCGCCCGCTGGAAGGCCCCCAAGACCGGCCGCTGA